One window of the Pieris brassicae chromosome 2, ilPieBrab1.1, whole genome shotgun sequence genome contains the following:
- the LOC123720773 gene encoding uncharacterized protein LOC123720773 has product MPKRCAFGCSPNDASLDSFPNPKRFHQQLNSWVNLTGDFGLTNEEIFRDHNGNNRLNALAIPSLYLNGFHGKLPYPSEMVSQKMELNTQSDTVACGSASTSAVTTQQNVKHNMKRSSKRHSEYAAIMLDHGYCKKRSSKASERRAPSKLTVNSYSTYKLNLNRRIFKVVACGGIIALRFRIIYRRCVVSTAWYMYTTSSRG; this is encoded by the exons ATGCCTAAACGATGTGCGTTTGGTTGTTCACCTAATG ATGCCAGCCTTGATTCATTCCCAAACCCTAAAAGATTCCATCAGCAATTGAATTCTTGGGTTAATCTTACTGGTGATTTTGGATTGACTAATGAAGAGATTTTCAGAGATCATAATGGCAATAACCGCTTAAATGCTTTAGCCATTCCATCTCTTTATTTGAATG gCTTTCATGGAAAACTTCCTTACCCTAGTGAAATGGTCAGTCAGAAAATGGAACTGAACACCCAATCAGACAcag TTGCCTGTGGCTCAGCATCTACTTCTGCTGTAACCACTCAACAGAATGTTAAGCACAACATGAAAAGATCATCAAAAAGGCATTCAGAATATGCTGCTATAATGCTGGACCATGGTTATTGCAAGAAAAGATCTTCAAAAG ctTCGGAAAGAAGGGCGCCGTCCAAATTGACAGTAAATAGTTATAGCACTTACAAACTAAACCTcaatagaaggatttttaaggTTGTTGCATGTGGAGGTATAATAGCGTTACGGTTCAGGATTATCTATCGGCGGTGTGTGGTGAGTACTGCTTGGTATATGTATACTACAAGTTCAAGGGGATGA